GCAGGTCAGGAAAAGCACCTGCTGCACGATCTCATCCCTCTTTCCGTCTTTAATTGGCACTTGTCATTCACCAAATCCCTCTGCTCACTGGTGTCATATTTTGTTCCCTAAGCATTACTTCAGTCAAGAGGACTGCGTGTTCAACCACAGGACGCTGGAAAATGGATACGATGTGTACCAGTCTCCAAAACACAACTTCCTGGTTAGCTTAGGCAGAGTTAAACAAGCTTTCTTCCCTGGTATGAATCCACCACCCTACTCTCAGTTTTTGTCCAGGAGAAATGAAATCCCTTTGTTTCGATTCAACACACCCGAGCCCCACAGAAACACTAGAAGTGCAGATGTTGATCCAATGGATCCTCACCAGATCCTGGTCCCACAGAGAAAGATCTCCTCATTCAGATCTCAGTTGCAGCAGCAAGCGGACTTTTCCCACGTGCCCAGAGAACCCATGAGAATCAACCAGAACGACGTGGTCAACCCAGATGACCCACATGCTATGATGGCTGCCAGGAGGTACGCAAGTCCTCGCTTTTATATTACAAGATAACTGTGGCCCCACCACTTATGAGTTGAAGACATGGGCTAATATAATAGGCGAAAGGAAATGTCTAGCACACTCTGTTTGAATGTCAAAATGGCTATTCGAAACCTGAAAGACATTTGGGGAAAAATTcttaatttcaaattttgaaCTTACAGATGACAGTATACTGAAAAAACAAGCTGGACATTTTCCAGTTAGGGCTCTGTTTTATTGGAAAGAAGATACATTTTTGCAAAGAATAATGCCAACCAAACATTTTAGGCTCCGAATCACCTCACGTATGcatcagtgaaaaaaagaattcactTGAATGAAACAAGAAACTGGTGTTACGTTACTGATGTAACTGGGAAGAGACCCGGAGCATTTGAGATTCCAACAGAGACAGGGCATCCTCTTACTAGCACCACACCTGGCTGTGCAAGCACAGCAGACAAACTGACTGACGGTGTGTTTTATCATTTTATAAAATTTACTATATATGTTTTTAGCTGTTAAGTTGTTGGAGCTTCAATCTCTTTTCATGCCCGTAACAAGTCAAAAAATAACCACTTTGCTGTCATAGGAGCAGCATGCATGGAAAACTGGAGTAAATGACAGGAGAACAGGACAGAATCAAACGGTCTTGTTTAGAAAGAGTCATTTCGGACACTTATAGAATCCAAGCTGAAGTttgggaaaaaagaggagagactCACTGTCTCTCAAGTGCTTCTCTATCACACTTATATATTCACTAAATTCTAGCATTATAACATGGAAGTTTAATGTAGAAACATTCATGAAGTTTGCATAATTCCAAGCCAGAAAGAAGTACCAGGATTACTAATAATCAATAGTGTGTTAAACAGCTTGGTTTCTCTGGCACACTGCCGAACTATACCCGCATAAAACTATTAATAGCTCGTGAAGACTGTCATCTAATGAGTGAAAATTAAGTTTGTATTTAGAAAAGGAGAATCTAAGTTTAGCATCCATGTTTCTATTTAGTTCTGAGCAGGTATCAGATGCTTTATACTTGTAAAGGTGAAATTACTTTAATATTAAGCAGGAGATTTCTGATTCTGACAAATCCTTTTCCCCAGATTGGTATATGTTATCGGTAAGTTTACTTCTTAGATTCTAACCTCCATATATACACCTGAAGTTTACAAATCTTTAGTTAAGACGCGATATCTGCAAAGCAGAGCTTTTCATTGAAATTTAGGTGTCTAATTGTTAACTGGTAGAATTCAGTATAACTTGATTGGTTTTAATGGAGCTATATTCATTTCCACAACGACTCTGAAAATCATGTATGTGCTTAGCTATTTTTCTcccttatttattttcattttgatctCATCTTCCTGTAATCTTAAGGTTGCGTAGTTTTGAAAAAGCTTTCCTTGATGTACTCTGCAGAAATCAATAGCGAGGTACCaatgaactgcagaaaaaaaatcagtgtggtAGATATTTGAGCAGAATTTTTTCGTTTGGGGTATGTGTGCATTTTCTGCATGTCAATATGCAGAttcttatgttttatttatttagtatattTAGCAGCGTGGCAACAGTCTGAAAATGGTACATTTTGGTACAAGTGTGgtacaatacaaatacaaatgGTACAAGTGGTACAAGTGTGCTCATAGGAACAATGCAAAAGAGATTAGGCTAGATTCTGATCCTGTTCTTTCTGACTCGTGAAGTAATTCACGGAAGCCACTGGAGTTACAGCAGTGTAACGAAATCAAAATAAGGCCCCCTGTGTTTCTTGCTTTCATTGAAATTGTTCTGGATTTAGCGGAAGGTCTGTCCTACTGATagcatttaaaataatctctttttttttccccctacatacGTATAGATACATGACATTTCTTTATCTACAACATCCAAGAAGTTACATTAGAATAGTCATAGAACCTGATTCTGCTGTTACAACAGTTTTCCTACGTGGAGTGATTCCCAATTCATGTAAGTTTCTAGAAGCACAAGACAAGCCAAATGATTAGGATTAGACCAAGACTTCTGCCTCATAATTTATTGGTTTTTATCCTCTAAACTCATCATGTTTTTGATTAGTTTCAAAAGGAAAGGAGTAATTCTAAGAGATTTAAGAGAACTGCAGGGAGGGCAGATACTTGTGTATTTTCTTGCTTATTCAAAAGACTTTTTACCTTGCTGTCTATACAGTGGAAAGGTGTGATTCTATTTATGTGttctaatttaataattttacttGATTCCTATACCATTCTTCTTGGCATTTGCTCCTTGAGAACTCTGGACAGCAATTACGTGAGcaaagttttcattttgcataAATTGTTGTAAGCTCCACAGAGCTGCCTAGGACTCTGAGTCAATGGACCTACAACAATTTGAATAATGAGAAGTTCCGTCTCAATCCGTACCAAATTTTGATGAGAAATGTCAGTGGGGTTAAATTTCTATACGATCTTTATATGCATAAATTAGAAGAAAGTAAGAAGGGTTGCTCACTCCACCAGTAGCCAGGGCATTTAGTCCCTAAGCTAAGAGTGAATGCACAACGGGTTTTGCATCAAAAACGTATTTCTAAATATATAGAACTGTATTGAAGTGTCAGAAGAATTAATTCTTCAAAGGAGATGCTGGCCACTACCAGCTAGTAAGAAAGCATTACTTATTTATattgcaatatttatttatttatttgagtggGTCTTAAATCCTAcagaatatttataaatatttataacagCGTAATATAGAGACTGTTTCCTTTTATAAAAGTACCAATaaacttttccttctctccaaatGGTGGATTTTGTGTTGTCTGTTCAAGCCCCCCATTCCTGAAGGACTTGACTAAATAAA
Above is a window of Larus michahellis chromosome 1, bLarMic1.1, whole genome shotgun sequence DNA encoding:
- the FGF23 gene encoding fibroblast growth factor 23 is translated as MPQTSPYSCLEYTLLVLCSLKATFAFPNSSPLLNPSWGNGDRLMHLYTDTERNSFHLQINADGYVDGVPHQTIYSALMIKSEGAGSVIITGVKSGRYLCMDTKGNIFGSHYFSQEDCVFNHRTLENGYDVYQSPKHNFLVSLGRVKQAFFPGMNPPPYSQFLSRRNEIPLFRFNTPEPHRNTRSADVDPMDPHQILVPQRKISSFRSQLQQQADFSHVPREPMRINQNDVVNPDDPHAMMAARRYASPRFYITR